A single region of the Prochlorococcus marinus str. MIT 0917 genome encodes:
- a CDS encoding aminotransferase class I/II-fold pyridoxal phosphate-dependent enzyme → MLQKYAKNFVDNIEKKLYLSIQEKTDSISFKLEKVLKAFSDSHLNVQHFASLTGYGHGDLGRDIIDKIFADVLEAEKAAVRLQLVSGTHAITTSLFGVLRPGDYLLSVTGRPYESLEEVIGLRGIGQGSLIEFGINYEEISLNKNGNIDFLALEKALHTPRKLIFIQRSCGYTWRPSLSIEVIKEICNFCHKIQPNCICFVDNCYGEFVETKEPTSVGADLIAGSLIKNLGGTIVPTGGYIAGKADLVDKACCRLTAPGIGSEGGITFDLNRTILQGLFLAPQMVAEALIGAEIISTTFSELGFQVLPKPGSHRTDLIQVVRIGDPEILQIICRSFQEKSPIGSFLDPIPAPMPGYENNLVMAGGTFVDGSTSEFSADAPMKPPFDLFIQGGSHRSHIKIALIHALSNLFQAGLIKLPQND, encoded by the coding sequence ATGTTACAAAAATACGCTAAAAATTTTGTTGATAATATAGAAAAAAAATTATACTTATCAATTCAAGAAAAGACCGACAGTATATCATTTAAATTAGAAAAAGTGTTAAAAGCTTTTTCTGACTCTCATCTAAATGTGCAACATTTTGCATCGTTAACTGGATATGGACATGGAGATTTAGGGAGAGATATAATTGATAAAATTTTTGCGGATGTTTTAGAAGCGGAAAAAGCAGCGGTAAGACTTCAGCTTGTGAGCGGTACTCATGCTATTACAACATCTTTGTTTGGCGTTTTAAGACCAGGAGATTATTTGCTATCTGTTACTGGAAGGCCCTACGAATCACTTGAAGAAGTCATTGGATTGAGGGGGATTGGTCAAGGATCCTTGATTGAGTTTGGCATTAATTATGAAGAGATATCTTTAAATAAAAATGGAAATATAGATTTCTTAGCTTTAGAAAAAGCTTTACACACCCCTAGAAAATTAATTTTTATACAACGTAGTTGTGGTTATACATGGCGTCCATCTTTGAGTATTGAGGTTATTAAAGAGATTTGTAATTTTTGCCATAAGATTCAACCTAATTGTATTTGTTTTGTTGATAATTGCTATGGAGAATTTGTCGAAACGAAGGAACCAACGTCAGTCGGGGCAGATTTAATTGCAGGCTCTTTAATAAAAAATTTAGGGGGAACGATCGTTCCTACTGGTGGATATATTGCGGGGAAAGCTGATTTAGTGGATAAAGCATGTTGCCGCTTGACTGCTCCAGGTATTGGATCTGAGGGTGGTATTACTTTTGATTTAAATAGAACTATTTTACAAGGACTTTTTCTTGCGCCTCAAATGGTTGCAGAGGCTCTAATAGGTGCTGAGATTATTTCTACTACTTTTAGCGAATTGGGCTTTCAAGTTTTGCCAAAACCAGGTTCTCACAGAACTGATTTGATCCAAGTAGTAAGGATCGGCGATCCAGAAATTTTACAAATTATTTGTAGGTCTTTTCAGGAAAAATCACCTATTGGATCTTTTCTCGATCCAATACCTGCTCCTATGCCAGGTTATGAAAATAACTTAGTCATGGCTGGAGGAACTTTCGTAGATGGTAGTACGAGTGAATTTTCTGCGGATGCTCCTATGAAACCTCCTTTTGATTTATTTATTCAAGGAGGATCCCATCGCTCTCATATCAAAATTGCTTTGATTCATGCATTATCCAATTTATTTCAGGCAGGATTGATCAAATTGCCCCAGAATGACTAA